A genomic region of Pseudomonas sp. MPC6 contains the following coding sequences:
- a CDS encoding DUF1780 domain-containing protein, whose product MDDSDYLRLLTIAAEQANAFLSNARKWERERWVCQRLLQGLNIPYRADEFAPAGEPPDVLFRDASFEVFFVLDEGRRLNDEWRDELQRRRSAFSLSQLVRREAKPRRIPANEFLLRLAPTLRKKAHNYKERGMDLGELDIIAFASLKREVLDLNSHFPPPTEYLRQGWRSLSLVGPTFARVLFAHPDAPDFLRSNLGRSIVFDVGISL is encoded by the coding sequence ATGGATGATTCAGATTACTTACGCCTGCTGACCATTGCGGCCGAGCAAGCCAACGCGTTTCTCTCCAATGCCCGCAAATGGGAGCGTGAGCGTTGGGTGTGCCAGCGCCTGTTGCAGGGGCTGAACATTCCCTACCGCGCCGACGAGTTCGCACCGGCCGGAGAGCCGCCGGACGTGCTGTTCCGTGACGCCAGTTTCGAGGTGTTCTTCGTCCTCGACGAAGGCCGGCGCCTCAACGACGAGTGGCGCGATGAACTGCAACGCCGACGCAGCGCATTCTCCCTGAGCCAGCTGGTGCGCCGCGAGGCCAAGCCCCGGCGCATTCCGGCCAACGAGTTCTTGCTGAGACTGGCACCGACCTTGCGCAAAAAAGCGCATAACTACAAAGAACGCGGCATGGACCTGGGGGAGCTGGACATCATCGCCTTCGCCAGCCTCAAGCGCGAAGTGCTGGACCTCAACAGTCATTTCCCGCCGCCTACCGAGTACCTGCGCCAGGGCTGGCGTTCGTTGTCACTGGTCGGCCCGACCTTCGCACGGGTGCTGTTCGCGCACCCGGATGCGCCGGATTTCCTGCGCAGCAACCTGGGTCGCAGCATTGTGTTCGACGTCGGGATCAGTCTGTGA
- a CDS encoding benzoate/H(+) symporter BenE family transporter produces MKALFHDFSLSAAVAGFIATVISYAGPLVIIFQAAETAHLSREVLSSWVWAISIGSAVLGIGLSLRYRVPVIIAWSAPGSALLVALLPGISMPEAVGAYLVSSLIIFLVGISGAFDRIIGKLPAAIAAAMLAGILFSFGTGLFVSLQGKPLLVLAMFATYLICKRLMPRYAVLMVLLVGCSLAFVGGDLHLEALVIGFATPVWITPTFSLSATLNIALPLVMVALTGQFVPGMAVLRASGYSTPAGPIIASSALGTALLAPFGCHGLNLAAITAAICTGREAHENPGKRYVAGVAGGLCYLVLGIFGATLVSLFSAFPKELIAALAGLALFAAIAGSLAGAMAVPRDREAALVTFLTTASGMSLLGLSAAFWGLIFGMVTHLLLNARRPVPRSETAAAEALQPVDQ; encoded by the coding sequence ATGAAAGCGTTATTCCACGACTTTTCCCTGTCGGCGGCTGTCGCCGGATTTATCGCCACGGTAATTTCCTACGCCGGCCCGTTGGTGATCATCTTCCAGGCGGCCGAGACGGCGCACCTCTCGCGAGAAGTGTTGTCGTCCTGGGTCTGGGCGATTTCCATCGGCAGCGCCGTGCTCGGCATTGGTCTGAGCCTGCGTTACCGGGTACCGGTGATCATCGCGTGGTCGGCGCCGGGTTCGGCGTTGCTGGTGGCGCTGTTGCCCGGGATCTCCATGCCGGAGGCGGTGGGGGCTTACCTGGTCAGCAGCCTGATTATCTTTCTGGTCGGGATATCCGGGGCGTTTGACCGGATCATCGGCAAACTGCCCGCGGCCATTGCGGCAGCGATGCTGGCGGGGATTCTGTTCAGCTTCGGCACCGGATTGTTCGTCTCTTTGCAGGGCAAGCCGTTGCTGGTGCTGGCGATGTTCGCCACTTACCTGATCTGCAAACGGCTGATGCCGCGTTATGCGGTGTTGATGGTGCTGCTGGTGGGGTGTTCGCTCGCCTTTGTTGGCGGTGATCTGCACCTTGAAGCGCTGGTGATCGGTTTTGCCACGCCGGTGTGGATCACCCCGACGTTCAGCCTGAGCGCGACCCTGAACATTGCCTTGCCACTGGTGATGGTGGCGTTGACCGGCCAGTTTGTTCCCGGCATGGCAGTGCTGCGCGCCAGCGGTTACTCGACGCCGGCCGGCCCGATCATCGCCAGCAGCGCGTTGGGCACGGCGCTGTTGGCACCGTTCGGTTGTCACGGGCTGAATCTGGCGGCGATCACCGCGGCCATTTGCACCGGCCGCGAGGCCCATGAAAACCCCGGCAAACGCTATGTGGCCGGCGTCGCCGGTGGCCTGTGTTACCTGGTGCTGGGGATCTTCGGCGCCACCCTGGTTTCACTGTTTTCGGCATTCCCCAAAGAACTGATCGCCGCCCTGGCCGGGCTGGCGCTGTTCGCCGCGATTGCCGGGTCGTTGGCCGGCGCCATGGCCGTGCCGAGGGATCGCGAAGCGGCGCTGGTGACCTTTCTCACCACTGCGTCGGGTATGTCGTTGTTGGGATTGTCCGCTGCATTTTGGGGACTGATTTTCGGCATGGTCACCCACTTGCTGTTAAACGCCCGTCGTCCTGTTCCTCGTAGCGAAACCGCTGCGGCTGAAGCACTTCAACCTGTCGATCAATAA
- a CDS encoding aromatic acid/H+ symport family MFS transporter: MRKIDVHEVIDNARFNRFHWMVLFWCALIIIFDGYDLVIYGVVLPMLMKEWGLSPLQAGALGSYALFGMMFGALFFGPLSDRIGRKKAITICVMLFSGFTVLNGFARNPTEFGVCRFIAGLGIGGVMPNVVALMNEYAPKKIRSTLVAIMFSGYSVGGMLSAGLGIVLIPSFGWQSVFYVAVLPLLLLPLIMYFLPESVGFMLRQGRNAEARAILQRIDPAYVEQAGDQLHMNDVKGTGTPVLQLFRDGRALRTLMLWLAFFCCLLMVYALSSWLPKLMANAGYSLGSSLSFLLVLNFGAIFGAVGGGVLGDKLNLPRVLAVFFAGAAVSITLLGFNSPMPVLYLLIAIAGATTIGSQILLYACAAQFYSMTIRSTGLGWASGIGRNGAIVGPLLGGALLGINLPLQLNFMAFALPGAVAAIAMTVFAISSRRSARQPLPGTQQGSPDRAVGEVS, encoded by the coding sequence ATGCGCAAGATCGACGTACATGAGGTGATCGACAACGCACGATTCAACCGTTTTCACTGGATGGTGCTGTTCTGGTGTGCCCTGATCATCATCTTCGATGGTTACGATCTGGTGATCTACGGCGTCGTGCTGCCGATGCTGATGAAAGAATGGGGGCTCAGTCCCCTGCAAGCGGGCGCACTGGGCAGTTATGCACTGTTTGGAATGATGTTTGGCGCGCTGTTCTTCGGCCCGCTGTCGGACAGGATCGGCCGCAAGAAAGCCATCACGATCTGTGTGATGCTCTTCAGCGGTTTTACCGTGCTCAACGGATTTGCCCGCAACCCCACCGAGTTCGGTGTGTGCCGATTTATTGCCGGGCTTGGCATCGGCGGGGTTATGCCCAATGTCGTGGCACTGATGAACGAGTACGCGCCGAAGAAAATCCGCAGCACGCTGGTGGCGATCATGTTCAGCGGCTACTCGGTGGGCGGCATGCTGTCGGCGGGGCTCGGTATCGTGCTGATCCCCAGTTTTGGCTGGCAGTCGGTGTTCTACGTGGCGGTGCTGCCATTGCTGCTGTTGCCGTTGATCATGTACTTCCTGCCCGAGTCGGTGGGTTTCATGCTGCGCCAGGGGCGCAATGCCGAGGCGCGCGCCATCCTGCAGCGGATTGATCCGGCTTACGTCGAGCAAGCCGGCGATCAACTGCACATGAACGACGTGAAAGGGACTGGCACTCCGGTGCTGCAATTGTTCCGCGACGGCCGGGCGCTGCGTACGCTGATGCTGTGGCTGGCGTTTTTCTGCTGCCTGCTGATGGTCTACGCCTTGAGTTCCTGGCTGCCGAAACTGATGGCCAACGCCGGTTACAGCCTGGGCTCGAGCCTGTCGTTCCTGCTGGTACTCAACTTCGGTGCCATTTTCGGCGCGGTTGGCGGTGGTGTACTGGGTGACAAGCTCAACTTGCCGCGGGTGTTGGCGGTGTTCTTCGCCGGTGCAGCGGTTTCGATCACCTTGTTGGGGTTCAACAGCCCGATGCCGGTGTTGTACCTGCTGATCGCCATTGCTGGCGCGACCACCATCGGCTCGCAGATCCTGTTGTACGCCTGCGCCGCGCAGTTCTACTCCATGACCATTCGCTCCACCGGTCTGGGCTGGGCATCGGGCATCGGGCGCAACGGCGCCATCGTCGGACCGCTGCTGGGCGGTGCCTTGCTCGGGATCAACCTGCCGCTGCAACTGAACTTCATGGCCTTTGCCTTGCCCGGTGCAGTGGCCGCGATCGCCATGACCGTGTTCGCCATCAGCAGTCGGCGCAGTGCCCGGCAACCGCTACCGGGCACGCAACAAGGATCACCTGACAGGGCTGTCGGCGAGGTTTCATGA